The Cyprinus carpio isolate SPL01 chromosome B19, ASM1834038v1, whole genome shotgun sequence DNA window TCTGAGTTATTGAGAGCTAATTTAAGCCTCGGCAGGTCTTTAACCAGAACACCATTTCTTGAGCTGAAAATATCAGCCAGAGGGGCAGCCATTGGAGAAGGTCTGTATTCACTACACTGAGGGCCCTGCAGACTGGGAGCACATTCCactttgtatttaaaatagaagGTGCCATATTTAAAAGCACAAGCATCCTGCACAACTCCACTTCTAAGAGAAAAAGAGCATGAACCAAGGAAATCGCTGTCCCAGGAGCTGTCTGCGTCATATactgtaaaagttatttttttggcCATTCTGATCTCAACaggaccaaaataaaatgtttctggcCAGCGTggattgtcattattattaatggtcCGAGTGCGCCTAAATTGGTTGTCATATGAAACAATTACAGTGCCATCTGTTTGTGTACATGCATCTCCATACAGACCTCTGGCACTGAGACTGTAGACTTTCAGGGTGGCAAGTCCTTTTGCAGCTGGGCAGCAGTTAGATGTTGTAAGTTCACTACTTTGACAAACACAAGCACATCGGTCTCTTGCGCTGCACCTCTGGCAAGTCTTAGAGCAAACCTTCTTAAGAGCATTTTGAATGATATATTCTTCAACAGCTTTCTTCAGTCCTTTCCTGGCAGGGTCTTTAGCACTCAGTAAGAAATGAAGGGGTTTCAGAGAGTAATGCACAACTTCAGGGAGACTCTTCAAAGACTCTACCCATTTTTTAAGGGAATTTGGGTGCGATGAACCAGAAAAAAGTAGATCTTCTCCATTTTTTTCTCCTCCAATAATTTCCATTTTACGATCACTGAACATGGAGCTAAACTTTTCATTTGTGCCCatctttttcttctgttcttgACAAAAATTTGTCTTTGACTTCGCAGTTGCTCCTTTGTATATACCAGAGGCTTCCACATCCAAACAGTCCTTCACTGCAGTGTCTGTAAGTCCATTCATTGTTGCCTGACAGCTTTTGAT harbors:
- the LOC109079008 gene encoding perforin-1-like produces the protein MGQMQIYLVVFWALVLMTIDGEDDLGSSKECENAPFVPGHNLAGEGFDIVTMERKGSYLIDTETWDLGNGTCKMRKNKYMNGIKQKLPAAVVDWRILTKYSMIVSSKIFESSEALVNDSSSSVSADWKVGLDLKAGGTTFGSTHSREAKFAMTKSKADKYSFTKHEVSYTFYRYRVAENPPLQAEFLKAIKSLPASYDPDAYRNLISTYGTHYTTSVELGGQMKAITAIKSCQATMNGLTDTAVKDCLDVEASGIYKGATAKSKTNFCQEQKKKMGTNEKFSSMFSDRKMEIIGGEKNGEDLLFSGSSHPNSLKKWVESLKSLPEVVHYSLKPLHFLLSAKDPARKGLKKAVEEYIIQNALKKVCSKTCQRCSARDRCACVCQSSELTTSNCCPAAKGLATLKVYSLSARGLYGDACTQTDGTVIVSYDNQFRRTRTINNNDNPRWPETFYFGPVEIRMAKKITFTVYDADSSWDSDFLGSCSFSLRSGVVQDACAFKYGTFYFKYKVECAPSLQGPQCSEYRPSPMAAPLADIFSSRNGVLVKDLPRLKLALNNSEKFDFNRTFEKPMML